A stretch of the Ostrea edulis chromosome 9, xbOstEdul1.1, whole genome shotgun sequence genome encodes the following:
- the LOC125660376 gene encoding uncharacterized protein LOC125660376 isoform X1 — translation MGDVPKEYQEGLDRYFYMYADPDTGLLNGDGFRSVLQCLRLCPSEAFVKRVFKEHNKDAEKAYITKDDFKILMKDNWSTGEEIKAQLVGAIKELYCANGEESVNNVKISIEDFISTLTTAGEEPLSEEEASIIMAELKKMDSVGIGKITGQGRHCTAAFVLCKLLLQFDCMHCSNHKTKKTNQKKQHPSNGDIM, via the exons GCTTGGATCGGTATTTCTACATGTATGCGGACCCGGACACAGGATTGCTCAATGGAGACGGATTTAGATCTGTTTTACAGTGTCTACGCCTATGCCCATCGGAAGCATTCGTCAAAAGAGTTTTTAAAGAACACAACAAAGATG CTGAAAAAGCATACATAACTAAAGACGACTTCAAAATACTGATGAAAGATAACTGGTCAACAGGAGAAGAGATCAAGGCACAGCTTGTGGGTGCCATTAAAGAACTTTACTGTGCAAATGGTGAAGAATCTGTGAACAATGTCAAAATCTCCATAGAGGATTTCATCAGCACACTCACCACGGCGGGCGAGGAACCGCTCAGCGAAGAAGAGGCTAGCATCATCATGGCGGAATTAAAGAAAATGGACTCCGTCGGTATAGGGAAAATAACGGGCCAAGGTAGGCATTGTACTGCTGCTTTTGTCTTGTGTAAGTtgcttttacaatttgattgcATGCATTGCtcaaatcacaaaacaaaaaaaacaaaccaaaaaaaacaacacccctCAAATGGGgatatcatgtaa